The proteins below are encoded in one region of Danio rerio strain Tuebingen ecotype United States chromosome 14, GRCz12tu, whole genome shotgun sequence:
- the zgc:174917 gene encoding uncharacterized protein isoform X1, with amino-acid sequence MNKDVADIQGQYKQDGYLTALPILSPEELQQARNAFAELERKHGESYTAYSLHNIHKEYDWVMALAKHPRLLEVVTGVLGPDVILLDSRFICKYPVGRQAEKQESNGIIQLSNTCNKAEDSNEKEEMPFVAWHQDMKYWGFEGGPVLSVWLALDDSLEDNGALQVIPGSHHYGLLPHHQSKRAGNMLSVNQEIPEELVETEKALLCPLLAGQMSVHDGLLVHASDPNTSNRRRCGYVIRYVPTCTYPIQDPERPRTFPDTVLVSGFDKYNHFSKKTSKL; translated from the exons ATGAACAAAGACGTTGCTGATATTCAGGGCCAGTACAAGCAGGATGGGTATCTGACTGCGCTTCCTATCCTGAGTCCAGAGGAGCTGCAGCAGGCCCGCAATGCCTTTGCTGAGCTGGAGAGAAAACATG GCGAAAGTTACACTGCTTACAGTCTTCATAACATCCACAAGGAGTATGACTGGGTGATGGCCCTCGCAAAGCATCCTAGGCTTCTTGAGGTGGTCACAGGAGTTTTGGGGCCTGATGTCATTCTGCTTGACTCcagatttatttgtaaatatccAGTGGGCAGACAAGCTGAAAAGCAAGAAAGCAATGGGATCATCCAGTTGAGCAATACCTGTAATAAGGCAGAAGATTCCAATGAAAAGGAAGAAATGCCATTTGTGGCCTGGCACCAGGACATGAA GTATTGGGGTTTTGAGGGAGGCCCCGTTTTGTCAGTCTGGCTTGCCCTTGATGACTCACTTGAGGATAATGGGGCACTCCAGGTTATTCCAG GAAGTCACCACTATGGTCTTTTACCCCATCACCAATCAAAACGAGCTGGCAACATGTTGAGTGTCAATCAAGAGATCCCAGAAGAGCTAGTGGAGACAGAAAAGGCCCTCTTATGCCCCCTGCTAGCTGGTCAAATGTCG GTCCATGATGGACTTTTGGTTCATGCTAGTGATCCCAACACATCTAACAGGAGGCGTTGTGGCTACGTGATCCGATATGTTCCGACATGTACTTATCCAATCCAG GATCCTGAGCGCCCCAGGACATTTCCTGATACAGTGCTGGTCAGTGGTTTTGACAAATACAACCACTTCTCCAAGAAAACATCCAAACTGTGA
- the zgc:174917 gene encoding uncharacterized protein LOC565650 (The RefSeq protein has 1 substitution, 1 non-frameshifting indel compared to this genomic sequence): protein MNKDVADIQGQYKQDGYLTALPILSPEELQQARNAFAELERKHGESYTAYSLHNIHKEYDWVMALAKHPRLLEVVTGVLGPDVILLDSRFICKYPVGSRHAEKQESNGIIQLSNTCNKAEDSNEKEEMPFVAWHQDMKYWGFEGGPVLSVWLALDDSLEDNGALQVIPGSHHYGLLPHHQSKRAGNMLSVNQEIPEELVETEKALLCPLLAGQMSVHDGLLVHASDPNTSNRRRCGYVIRYVPTCTYPIQDPERPRTFPDTVLVSGFDKYNHFSKKTSKL from the exons ATGAACAAAGACGTTGCTGATATTCAGGGCCAGTACAAGCAGGATGGGTATCTGACTGCGCTTCCTATCCTGAGTCCAGAGGAGCTGCAGCAGGCCCGCAATGCCTTTGCTGAGCTGGAGAGAAAACATG GCGAAAGTTACACTGCTTACAGTCTTCATAACATCCACAAGGAGTATGACTGGGTGATGGCCCTCGCAAAGCATCCTAGGCTTCTTGAGGTGGTCACAGGAGTTTTGGGGCCTGATGTCATTCTGCTTGACTCcagatttatttgtaaatatccAGTGGGCAGACAAGCTGAAAAGCAAGAAAGCAATGGGATCATCCAGTTGAGCAATACCTGTAATAAGGCAGAAGATTCCAATGAAAAGGAAGAAATGCCATTTGTGGCCTGGCACCAGGACATGAA GTATTGGGGTTTTGAGGGAGGCCCCGTTTTGTCAGTCTGGCTTGCCCTTGATGACTCACTTGAGGATAATGGGGCACTCCAGGTTATTCCAG GAAGTCACCACTATGGTCTTTTACCCCATCACCAATCAAAACGAGCTGGCAACATGTTGAGTGTCAATCAAGAGATCCCAGAAGAGCTAGTGGAGACAGAAAAGGCCCTCTTATGCCCCCTGCTAGCTGGTCAAATGTCG GTCCATGATGGACTTTTGGTTCATGCTAGTGATCCCAACACATCTAACAGGAGGCGTTGTGGCTACGTGATCCGATATGTTCCGACATGTACTTATCCAATCCAG GATCCTGAGCGCCCCAGGACATTTCCTGATACAGTGCTGGTCAGTGGTTTTGACAAATACAACCACTTCTCCAAGAAAACATCCAAACTGTGA
- the si:ch211-153b23.7 gene encoding uncharacterized protein si:ch211-153b23.7 isoform X3: MFATYYCLNIHYPVGLGSTLEFIQRQVEDVGQDEVIFSGEEQFTLITESMSITSADEEKLQLLNKNTELRRLNKELMKLNEEWDHIYHSTSVGLQQRVVALEEESTALKQLNSRLLLKVEHEQNKREYYEQTLMQELKKNQHLQQYIRLLESRLHQTDFNQWTRGTKIPDISETSDSKLLQQSSKPSMDVRSTVSSGTKSSLKMAGTEMQIKSDSTREVQDLKEQLEALRCQTKIYEADYKTEQKDHERMLQENKRLRRREGEMRQQMLLLQEQLKVYEDDFQKERSDKRILQRLLMKKSPAEKDPVLVHRCNNDQDRPRTDRRKQRGEQRGGYICPNHRDHQGKLEFP; the protein is encoded by the exons GCAGGTGGAGGACGTGGGACAAGATGAGGTAATTTTCTCTGGGGAGGAGCAGTTCACCCTCATCACAGAGAGCATGTCAATTACTTCTGCAGATGAGGAAAAGCTTCAACTCCTCAACAAAAACACTGAACTTCGTAGACTCAACAAAGAG ctgATGAAACTGAACGAGGAGTGGGATCATATCTACCACAGCACAAGTGTGGGCCTCCAGCAGCGTGTGGTGGCCCTTGAGGAGGAAAGCACAGCCCTCAAACAGCTCAACAGTCGACTGCTGCTTAAAGTAGAACACGAGCAG AACAAGAGGGAATATTATGAACAAACACTGATGCAGGAACTGAAGAAGAATCAGCATCTCCAGCAATATATTCGATTGCTGGAGAGCCGATTGCACCAAACAGATTTTAATCAATGGACTAGAGGAACAAAG ATTCCAGATATCAGTGAAACCTCAGACTCTAAGCTGCTCCAGCAATCCTCTAAGCCGTCGATGGACGTTCGATCAACTGTGTCTTCGGGCACAAAATCAAGTCTCAAAATGGCTGGCACAGAAATGCAGATCAAGTCTGATTCCACGAGAGAGGTTCAGGATCTTAAAGAACAGCTGGAGGCACTGCGGTGTCAG ACTAAAATCTATGAGGCTGATTATAAAACTGAGCAGAAGGACCACGAGCGTATGCTTCAGGAGAATAAGAGACTGCGGCGCAGAGAGGGAGAGATGCGGCAGCAGATGCTGCTATTGCAGGAACAG cTAAAGGTGTATGAGGATGATTTTCAGAAGGAACGCTCAGACAAACGAATTCTTCAGAGGCTTCTGATGAAAAAATCTCCAGCTGAAAAAGATCCGGTTCTGGTGCATCGCTGCAACAATGATCAGGACCGTCCCAGGACAGACAGGCGGAAACAAAGAGGAGAGCAGCGGGGTGGATATATTTGTCCAAATCACCGTGACCACCAAGGCAAGCTGGAGTTTCCCTGA
- the si:ch211-153b23.7 gene encoding uncharacterized protein si:ch211-153b23.7 isoform X2 — protein sequence MEDSSKTSLSEEDHSSKHPSLPEEENDHQFEQVEDVGQDEVIFSGEEQFTLITESMSITSADEEKLQLLNKNTELRRLNKELMKLNEEWDHIYHSTSVGLQQRVVALEEESTALKQLNSRLLLKVEHEQNKREYYEQTLMQELKKNQHLQQYIRLLESRLHQTDFNQWTRGTKIPDISETSDSKLLQQSSKPSMDVRSTVSSGTKSSLKMAGTEMQIKSDSTREVQDLKEQLEALRCQTKIYEADYKTEQKDHERMLQENKRLRRREGEMRQQMLLLQEQLKVYEDDFQKERSDKRILQRLLMKKSPAEKDPVLVHRCNNDQDRPRTDRRKQRGEQRGGYICPNHRDHQGKLEFP from the exons ATGGAAGACAGTTCAAAGACTTCATTGTCAGAAGAGGATCATTCAAGCAAACATCCCTCTTTACCTGAGGAGGAAAATGACCATCAGTTTGA GCAGGTGGAGGACGTGGGACAAGATGAGGTAATTTTCTCTGGGGAGGAGCAGTTCACCCTCATCACAGAGAGCATGTCAATTACTTCTGCAGATGAGGAAAAGCTTCAACTCCTCAACAAAAACACTGAACTTCGTAGACTCAACAAAGAG ctgATGAAACTGAACGAGGAGTGGGATCATATCTACCACAGCACAAGTGTGGGCCTCCAGCAGCGTGTGGTGGCCCTTGAGGAGGAAAGCACAGCCCTCAAACAGCTCAACAGTCGACTGCTGCTTAAAGTAGAACACGAGCAG AACAAGAGGGAATATTATGAACAAACACTGATGCAGGAACTGAAGAAGAATCAGCATCTCCAGCAATATATTCGATTGCTGGAGAGCCGATTGCACCAAACAGATTTTAATCAATGGACTAGAGGAACAAAG ATTCCAGATATCAGTGAAACCTCAGACTCTAAGCTGCTCCAGCAATCCTCTAAGCCGTCGATGGACGTTCGATCAACTGTGTCTTCGGGCACAAAATCAAGTCTCAAAATGGCTGGCACAGAAATGCAGATCAAGTCTGATTCCACGAGAGAGGTTCAGGATCTTAAAGAACAGCTGGAGGCACTGCGGTGTCAG ACTAAAATCTATGAGGCTGATTATAAAACTGAGCAGAAGGACCACGAGCGTATGCTTCAGGAGAATAAGAGACTGCGGCGCAGAGAGGGAGAGATGCGGCAGCAGATGCTGCTATTGCAGGAACAG cTAAAGGTGTATGAGGATGATTTTCAGAAGGAACGCTCAGACAAACGAATTCTTCAGAGGCTTCTGATGAAAAAATCTCCAGCTGAAAAAGATCCGGTTCTGGTGCATCGCTGCAACAATGATCAGGACCGTCCCAGGACAGACAGGCGGAAACAAAGAGGAGAGCAGCGGGGTGGATATATTTGTCCAAATCACCGTGACCACCAAGGCAAGCTGGAGTTTCCCTGA